TTCAACTTTAAAATGCAAAAATTTGAAAATTGATTCAGGATAATAAAAAATGAAAAATGAAAATTCTCCAACACAGGAATTCAGAGAAATAGTCTACGAATCATGCAAAGCAATAGGATTAGATGATTTTCCATCCAGACTCATATCAGTTCTTCAAACTGAAAAAGAAGGTATATCATTAGGTGCACTTTCAGAAATTACAGGATACAGTCTTTCCAATCTCAGCACTACCATAAAAGGTATGGAAGAAAGGCAGATGGTTAAAAAGTTCAAGAAACCCAGATCCAGGAAGGTCTTTGTTGTGATGGACAAGGACATAACATCCTTCTTTATTGAACTTCAGAAAAAACGATACAAACAGAGCATAGAACCCTCCCTTAAACAGATCCCAGAAATAATCAAAAGATACGAGGGTAAAGAAGAATTTCAAGAAGAATTGACTATAATAAAGGATTACTATAAACAAACCCTTTTCATGTCAGAAGAAACAAAAAAGTTCATAAGAGCTCTTGAAAACCGTGAAGCATTAAAATAAAATGATAAGGCTTAAAAGCAAATTTAAGGAGTTTTGGATATAATGGAAGTTGCAGATGGAATTTATGAGTTCAGTGGAGTTTCAAACTTTTACATAGTTCTTGATAAGGAAATATTTGTTATTGATACAGGAATGCCTGGAAATGCAGATAAAATAATCAAATACCTTGAAAAGGAACTTCATCATGAACCTAAAGACATTAAAACAATAGTGATAACACATCACCACTTTGACCATACTGGAAGCCTGGATAAACTTAAAAAGATAACAGGAGCCAAGGTTGCAATAAATGGGGAGGATGCAGAATATTTGACCGATGAAAAATCTCAGGCAGGTTCTGCATTTATGGTACCTTTAATAAAGCTGTTAAATTTTATCTACAGGATCAAACCTGTGAAACCAGACATAATACTTGGAGAAGGAGACCATGTAGGGGATTATCAGGTGATTCACACCCCGGGACATACACCTGGAAGTATCTGTCTCTACAATCCCATAACTAAAGTGATCTTTACCGGTGATAATCTTCAATATGCCGATGGAAAAATTAAGGGACCAGGATCTAGATTAATACCAGAACCTGAACAATATAAAAAATCCATTGAAAAACTTGGTGAACTGGATATTGAAGTGATTTTAACTGGACATGGAAAGCCTGTCACATCAGATGCAAATAAAAAATTAGCAGAATATATAAAGAATTTATAAATGTAATAGAATTTTTTTTCTTTTGCTAAAACAGGTTTTTAATAAAAGAACTTATTTTTTTCACTTTTTTTCACTACCGTAGATATGTCCATATTTACTAAATCAATCTCACTAAACTTAATGCACATAAAAATGACATTAAACAGAATACCATATAACTGGTATTAAGTAACCATACCTGCCAATGCAATCAGAGACTACGCCGGATACAATTTAATAAGATTACACATTAAAATTTAAAACAGGATCGTAAACATACTTTTTTTTCTTATTTATTCTCTACGATAATGGTTATACTCATACCTAAACACGCATGGATATGTATTGAAATTGATGTACAAAATTTGTTAATTTGTATTAAGTTTTTTTTCAAGTGGAAAGAATTCGTTCAGAGATACCTTAATACACCATTGCTACTGAGAATTAATCAACTGACACCAATGAATCTGGAAGTAATGTGCCCGGAAAATTAATTGATAAAATTTACTCCTAGTAATTAGGTCATAGATTACAGATGAAGTATATTATGGAAGGAAGATAATGGAAAAAATATTAGTTTTATAACTATTGTAAAAAAAATAAATGTCAAAATTATCTTCACTTAATATGGTAATTTGAATAAACTGAATAGTATGCAGGTAAACTATTATTTCAAAGGGAATAGTTTAGATTTTTTGGGCTATCCCTTCATACTTAGAGAATACCATCAGAAAACAAGCTGTATTTTTAGAACTTAATCCTAAATATCCGGTTATTACATGAAAAAAATATGTGAGGATTTTTAAATCCTCTATAGATATTCGTTTATTTTATTTGTTTTTTTATGTTGTGGTTGTTGTGAATTTTGTTGTGTATGGTGTTGTTAGTCCTGCTCCGCCTGTGCTTGTAACGCTGTTTGAATGTAGTATGACTGTGTAGGTTGTTCCTCTTGCAAATGCTGCGTTGGCTGTTATATTCAGTGTGTTACCGTTTATACTGGTTGTGTATGGTTTTATTTGTCCGTATTGATTTTTGAGTTCTATCCATGAGTTAGTTCCGAGTTGGATGGCTTTGCTGAAGTTGATTTGTATCACCTTATTTACAGCCACATTAACTTCGTTGTTCATTGGACTTGTGCTTGTTACGACTGGTGGTAAGGTTGTTGTGAATATGGTTGTGTACGGTGTGTTTAAACCATTTCCTTGCATGTCTGTTATGCTGTTGGAGTGTAGGATGACTGTGTATTTAGTTCCTGCATTTAAGAGTGAGTTAGGTGTTATTGATAGTACATTTCCTATTATGTTTGTTGTGTATGGTACTATTGTTCCACTGTTGCTTGTTTTGAGTTCGATCCATGGATTGGTTCCGAGTTGTATGGCTTTATCAAAGGTTATCTGTATAACCTTATTCAATGCGACATTAAATGCATTGTACACTGGACTTGTACTGGTAACAACCGGTGCAGCCTCTGTAGTGAATCGTGTTGTATAAGGGGCTGCTAATCCAATTCCACCCATATCTGTTATACTGTTAGAATGTAGGATAACAGAGTATTGTGTTCCTAGTGCTAGTAGTGAGGTGGGTGTTATTGATAATACATTGTCTAATATGTTTGTTGTGAATGTTTTGGTGTTTCCTGTTCCTGTTTCATAGAGTTCTATCCAAGGGTTCATTCCGAGTTGTATGTTTTTGTCAAAGACTATCTCTATAACCTTATTCAAATCGACGTCAACTGCGTTGTTCACCGGACTTGTGCTGGTAACAACTGGAGGTGCAGCTGAGTTAATAGTAACATCTGTATTCACAGATTCTGCATCAACCGTTGAAGTTATTGTAGATATTCCCGGATTTAAACCTGCTGTAAATATGGATGATGCTTCACCATTAATCATAGTACCGGTTAATGGGTTAACTGTGCCTAATGCATCGCTTGCAAAGTTAACAACAATTCCATCAGGAACATGACCATCAACAGGGTCATGGTAAACACCATTGGAATCGTGCAGTAAATCGGCTGTAATATTTGATTTACCTCCAATATTAATGGCTGTAGGGTTTGCAGTTACCGTTAATACAATCCACGGATCGTAAGATACATCTGAGCCGCTTATATTGGCAGAAGGATTTGTATTAGAACCCCACCAGTTATATCTCGCATCTACTGTTCCATAGTTATTAGAGATAGCATTAGTACTACCACTAGGATTTGTACTGTTTCC
This is a stretch of genomic DNA from Methanobacterium spitsbergense. It encodes these proteins:
- a CDS encoding GbsR/MarR family transcriptional regulator produces the protein MKNENSPTQEFREIVYESCKAIGLDDFPSRLISVLQTEKEGISLGALSEITGYSLSNLSTTIKGMEERQMVKKFKKPRSRKVFVVMDKDITSFFIELQKKRYKQSIEPSLKQIPEIIKRYEGKEEFQEELTIIKDYYKQTLFMSEETKKFIRALENREALK
- a CDS encoding MBL fold metallo-hydrolase, coding for MEVADGIYEFSGVSNFYIVLDKEIFVIDTGMPGNADKIIKYLEKELHHEPKDIKTIVITHHHFDHTGSLDKLKKITGAKVAINGEDAEYLTDEKSQAGSAFMVPLIKLLNFIYRIKPVKPDIILGEGDHVGDYQVIHTPGHTPGSICLYNPITKVIFTGDNLQYADGKIKGPGSRLIPEPEQYKKSIEKLGELDIEVILTGHGKPVTSDANKKLAEYIKNL
- a CDS encoding Ig-like domain-containing protein, with the translated sequence GYGGAIYNDGTLTVDNSTFTNNHAALEGGAIYNSGTAVVNFNRIIGNSTNPSGSTNAISNNYGTVDARYNWWGSNTNPSANISGSDVSYDPWIVLTVTANPTAINIGGKSNITADLLHDSNGVYHDPVDGHVPDGIVVNFASDALGTVNPLTGTMINGEASSIFTAGLNPGISTITSTVDAESVNTDVTINSAAPPVVTSTSPVNNAVDVDLNKVIEIVFDKNIQLGMNPWIELYETGTGNTKTFTTNILDNVLSITPTSLLALGTQYSVILHSNSITDMGGIGLAAPYTTRFTTEAAPVVTSTSPVYNAFNVALNKVIQITFDKAIQLGTNPWIELKTSNSGTIVPYTTNIIGNVLSITPNSLLNAGTKYTVILHSNSITDMQGNGLNTPYTTIFTTTLPPVVTSTSPMNNEVNVAVNKVIQINFSKAIQLGTNSWIELKNQYGQIKPYTTSINGNTLNITANAAFARGTTYTVILHSNSVTSTGGAGLTTPYTTKFTTTTT